Proteins found in one Acinetobacter sp. XH1741 genomic segment:
- the pcaF gene encoding 3-oxoadipyl-CoA thiolase, with protein sequence MTLKNAYIIDAIRTPFGRYAGGLAPVRADDLGAVPIKALMQRNPNVDWEQVDDVIYGCANQAGEDNRNVGRMSALLAGLPYQVPATTINRLCGSSLDAIAIAARAIKAGEANLVIAGGVESMSRAPYVMGKSDSAFGRSQKIEDTTMGWRLINPKLKELYGVDTMPQTAENVAEQFNVNRADQDQFALASQQRTASAQAKGFFSKEIVAVEIPQRKGDAVVIDTDEHPRASTTLEGLSKLKPVVKAEGTVTAGNASGINDGAAALLIASDEAVQSYNLKPRAKIIASTAVGVEPHIMGFAPAPAIKKLLKQANLTLDQMDVIELNEAFAAQALAVTRDLGLQDDSNKVNPNGGAIALGHPLGASGARLVTTALNQLEQTGGRYALCSMCIGVGQGIALIIERV encoded by the coding sequence ATGACATTAAAAAACGCTTATATCATCGATGCCATCCGTACCCCATTCGGCCGTTATGCCGGTGGCCTTGCTCCTGTCCGTGCCGATGATCTTGGTGCTGTGCCGATTAAAGCACTTATGCAGCGTAACCCGAATGTAGATTGGGAACAGGTCGATGATGTGATCTATGGCTGTGCCAACCAAGCCGGTGAAGACAACCGCAATGTCGGTCGTATGTCAGCACTGCTTGCAGGTTTACCGTATCAGGTGCCGGCAACCACCATTAACCGTTTGTGCGGTTCTTCACTCGATGCGATTGCTATAGCTGCACGTGCTATTAAAGCCGGTGAAGCGAACTTGGTGATTGCTGGTGGTGTGGAAAGCATGAGCCGTGCACCTTATGTGATGGGTAAATCAGACAGTGCTTTTGGTCGTAGTCAGAAGATTGAAGACACCACTATGGGCTGGCGCCTCATTAACCCTAAACTTAAAGAATTGTATGGTGTAGACACCATGCCCCAGACTGCCGAAAACGTCGCTGAACAGTTTAACGTCAATCGTGCAGATCAGGACCAGTTTGCCTTGGCGAGCCAACAACGCACCGCAAGCGCGCAAGCCAAAGGCTTTTTTTCTAAAGAAATCGTGGCAGTTGAAATCCCTCAGCGTAAGGGTGATGCTGTTGTGATCGATACTGATGAACATCCACGTGCATCAACCACCCTTGAAGGTTTAAGCAAACTGAAACCAGTTGTAAAAGCAGAGGGAACAGTCACTGCGGGGAATGCTTCAGGTATTAACGATGGTGCAGCAGCTCTACTGATTGCTTCTGATGAAGCCGTGCAAAGCTACAACTTAAAACCACGTGCCAAGATCATTGCTTCAACAGCTGTGGGTGTAGAACCGCACATTATGGGTTTTGCTCCGGCACCAGCGATTAAAAAATTACTTAAACAAGCCAACCTGACTTTAGATCAGATGGATGTAATTGAGCTGAACGAGGCTTTTGCTGCACAGGCTTTGGCCGTGACTCGTGATTTAGGGTTGCAAGACGATAGCAACAAGGTAAATCCAAATGGTGGTGCGATTGCTTTAGGTCATCCACTTGGTGCATCAGGTGCACGCCTAGTCACCACAGCCTTAAACCAGCTTGAACAAACAGGTGGCCGTTATGCCTTATGTTCGATGTGTATTGGTGTAGGCCAAGGCATCGCACTGATTATTGAGAGAGTCTAA
- the pcaB gene encoding 3-carboxy-cis,cis-muconate cycloisomerase, protein MSQLYASLFYQKDVTDIFSDSSLITYMIQVEVALAQAQAQVGVIPQNAANTIAQVAEQALEKFDFPALAIATGLAGNIAIPFVKQLTAIVKDVDEDASRYVHWGATSQDILDTACILQCRDALSIVEAQLQDCYTTALQQAKQYRHQVMIGRTWLQQALPITLGHKLARWASAFKRDLDRIEEMKPRVLTAQLGGAVGSLASLQDQGSVVVSAFAKQLNLTVPTSTWHGERDRIVEIASVLGMIVGNTGKMARDWSLMMQTEIAELFEPTAKGRGGSSTMPHKRNPVAAASVLAAANRVPALMSSIYQSMVQEHERSLGAWHAEWLAVPEIFQHCAGALSRTSEVLQGFEVNAEHMQQNLECTNGLIMAEAVMMALAPKIGRLNAHHIVEAACKTAVAQNQHLCEVVSQLDEVKAQFSQAEIQNIFKPENYLGNIQQQIDAVLQEAQGESK, encoded by the coding sequence ATGAGCCAGTTATATGCCAGCTTGTTTTATCAAAAAGACGTCACTGACATCTTTAGTGACTCATCTTTAATCACATACATGATTCAGGTTGAAGTTGCGTTAGCGCAAGCTCAGGCACAAGTTGGCGTGATTCCTCAAAATGCGGCTAATACCATTGCCCAAGTAGCTGAACAGGCACTGGAAAAGTTTGATTTTCCAGCTTTGGCTATAGCAACTGGATTAGCTGGAAATATTGCAATTCCGTTTGTAAAGCAACTTACGGCAATTGTGAAAGATGTCGATGAAGATGCTTCACGCTATGTGCATTGGGGCGCAACAAGTCAGGATATTTTAGATACAGCATGTATTTTGCAATGCCGTGATGCGTTGAGCATTGTGGAAGCACAACTGCAAGATTGCTACACCACTGCATTACAGCAAGCCAAGCAATATCGTCATCAAGTCATGATTGGGCGTACATGGTTACAGCAAGCTTTGCCAATTACTTTAGGACATAAGCTTGCTCGTTGGGCATCTGCATTTAAACGTGATTTAGATCGTATTGAAGAGATGAAGCCTCGTGTACTTACGGCTCAATTAGGTGGTGCAGTGGGCTCATTAGCTTCTTTGCAAGATCAGGGTTCTGTTGTAGTCAGTGCATTTGCTAAACAGCTTAATCTGACTGTACCAACAAGCACATGGCATGGTGAGCGTGACCGTATTGTGGAAATCGCAAGTGTGCTTGGCATGATTGTTGGGAATACGGGCAAGATGGCACGTGATTGGTCACTCATGATGCAAACAGAAATTGCAGAATTGTTTGAACCAACTGCGAAGGGTCGCGGTGGTTCATCAACCATGCCACATAAGCGTAATCCAGTGGCAGCTGCTTCAGTACTTGCAGCAGCAAATCGTGTGCCTGCACTGATGTCTAGCATCTATCAAAGCATGGTACAGGAACATGAACGTAGCTTAGGTGCATGGCATGCAGAATGGTTAGCCGTTCCTGAAATTTTTCAGCATTGTGCTGGAGCATTAAGTCGTACTAGTGAAGTTTTACAAGGTTTTGAAGTTAATGCTGAGCATATGCAACAGAATCTTGAATGCACGAACGGGTTGATTATGGCTGAGGCTGTCATGATGGCACTTGCTCCAAAAATTGGTCGTTTAAATGCACATCATATTGTTGAAGCTGCATGTAAAACAGCAGTAGCACAAAACCAACATTTATGTGAAGTCGTTAGTCAACTAGACGAAGTAAAAGCGCAGTTTAGCCAAGCAGAAATACAAAATATTTTTAAACCAGAAAACTATTTAGGCAATATTCAGCAACAGATTGATGCAGTTTTGCAAGAAGCACAAGGAGAGTCAAAGTGA
- the pcaD gene encoding 3-oxoadipate enol-lactonase — protein MKQTISNRQGKQLTVYTEDLKDAPVLVFSNSLGTDHGMWQPQVNELKSHFNVITYDTRGHGESEVISDTTLQNLAEDVVDILDALHIEKAHFCGISMGGITGLWLGIHHPDRFNSITVANSAAKIGQTEAWLSRAESVEQNGLAELVKTTHTRWFSEKFDYQHNVVAQTTIQSLANTPAQGYANACRALAHADLRDEIAQIQIPVLLIAGTADPVTTVADAEFMQNAIKNSQIAKLEASHLSNIEQPQRFTQELTRFIQ, from the coding sequence GTGAAACAGACTATTAGCAATCGCCAAGGAAAACAGCTCACTGTTTATACCGAAGATTTAAAAGACGCTCCTGTGCTTGTTTTTTCTAATTCATTAGGAACAGATCATGGTATGTGGCAGCCACAGGTAAATGAATTAAAAAGTCATTTTAATGTCATTACATATGACACACGTGGTCATGGTGAAAGTGAGGTAATCAGCGATACTACATTGCAAAACTTAGCTGAAGATGTAGTTGATATTTTAGATGCCTTACACATTGAAAAAGCTCATTTTTGTGGAATTTCAATGGGCGGAATTACAGGGCTTTGGTTAGGTATTCATCATCCAGATCGCTTTAATAGCATTACGGTTGCAAACTCGGCAGCCAAAATTGGACAAACTGAAGCTTGGCTAAGCCGTGCGGAGTCTGTAGAACAGAATGGTTTAGCTGAATTGGTTAAAACCACGCATACCCGTTGGTTCAGTGAAAAATTCGACTATCAACATAATGTAGTTGCACAAACAACTATTCAAAGTCTGGCAAATACACCTGCACAAGGTTATGCCAATGCCTGTCGTGCTTTAGCACATGCCGATTTAAGAGATGAAATTGCACAAATCCAAATTCCGGTACTGCTGATTGCAGGAACGGCAGATCCAGTGACAACAGTAGCAGATGCTGAGTTTATGCAGAATGCTATTAAGAACAGTCAAATTGCTAAATTGGAAGCATCTCATCTTTCTAATATCGAGCAACCGCAAAGATTTACTCAGGAATTGACTAGGTTTATTCAGTAA